A single region of the Metarhizium brunneum chromosome 6, complete sequence genome encodes:
- the BOI2 gene encoding Protein BOI2: MAMATRGVSEPPPRPDVGDTLVVIHDFIARSSDELSLSKGDRVELIERDDEFGDGWFLGRNLANENTGLFPEVYTRPAPRNVPGLAPSQPSASAPQADSDTIVLGVANAPTNSTPVPEPAPSLPPASVVESSTTSLPLNIKSETSASPSITTSSSPAPETRRTPNQNQDSQVLNDTLNVINEHITHLRGSSPSNGGLRLPVGVNDSGSEYSMPLEHRMSYIQGEETDEEEDREHSRSEVESWTADQVAEYLFTVGVEKHHCEVFRDQEITGEVLLGMDQNSLFVKPFDLGSVGRRLKTWHKIKSLQDEANSNQTRRTTRTWGSEMDSDDGRGARSRTNTATTSISNRISAQRLSSGQTAKASPTTLKSPLSVHSSHDSPTRPTHTKRPSAASIRELQSRRHSSTDYRAPAPPMAGVVPGTTPPALSPNGTMLSPVAHKKQASFDRNWTLGNAFGQTAVRPLSSAGVHDSQTGSDPDLQDSAVDLDRGYFSGTETDGRRRNVLKKRDGTTHSRQSSYAEEQRVRSATALSRHSRFGSVDSFRDPALSPAAQKYYGVQSTAHRRTASTNTTDSARPIPPAKDSPPAPIVTRIDTGLNPTRSPASPTNMTGKPGFGADWLSAVVNKPMSKGRPGMRAISDKLTNRSKDMTTPEPALDSPGRATSSTASGEPSLDIESPATGKSFNATPANKSKGRKNKKDTSAYTRGLLKIPPLQAKEGADYYGWMKKKSSNLMTTWKPRLFVLKGRRLSYYYSEEDDQEKGLIDISFHRVLPADNERLTGLHATITGAVGGPSHPAVGNDFDKGNESVFIFKLMPPRAGLSRAVNFTKPTVHYFAVPNIQAGRLWMAALMKATIDRDDTQPITTTYQQKTISLTKAKQMRHRPPALMNLEEAAEDESKAEGAKPSNSLGIFGESDSGVSGMDKLAGVSVNAEANAPTEGEGPPQSA, translated from the exons atggccatggctacgCGGGGGGTCAgcgagccgccgcctcgtccGGACGTTGGCGATACCCTGGTAGTTATTC ATGATTTTATAGCCCGAAGCTCCGATGAACTGAGCCTGTCGAAAGGCGACAGGGTCGAACTCATCGAGCGCGATGACGAGTTTGGTGATGGATGGTTTCTGGGCCGTAACCTCGCCAATGAAAATACTGGCCTTTTCCCCGAAG TCTACACTCGTCCAGCACCAAGGAACGTACCTGGCTTGGCCCCCTCTCAACCGTCGGCTTCCGCCCCGCAGGCCGACAGTGATACCATCGTGCTCGGTGTTGCCAATGCTCCTACAAATTCGACTCCGGTCCCAGAGCCTGCCCCGAGCCTGCCGCCTGCGAGCGTGGTGGAGTCGTCTACAACATCGTTGCCCCTAAACATCAAGTCCGAAACCTCGGCCTCTCCGAGCATAACCACGTCCAGCTCGCCTGCTCCGGAAACGCGTCGTACTCCGAACCAGAACCAGGATAGCCAGGTGCTAAACGATACACTCAATGTCATCAATGAGCACATTACGCATCTGAGAGGCTCGTCGCCAAGTAACGGAGGTCTACGACTCCCGGTTGGAGTGAACGATTCTGGTAGCGAGTACAGCATGCCGCTGGAACACAGAATGTCATACATTCAGGGCGAGGAGAcagatgaagaggaggacCGCGAACACAGTCGTTCCGAGGTGGAGTCGTGGACTGCAGACCAAGTTGCGGAGTATCTCTTCACCGTCGGTGTTGAAAAACATCATTGCGAAGTATTCAGAGACCAAGAAATCACGGGCGAGGTGCTCTTGGGAATGGACCAGAACTCGCTCTTCGTCAAGCCTTTTGACTTGGGTTCAGTTGGAAGACGGCTGAAGACTTGGCACAAGATTAAATCCCTTCAAGACGAGGCCAACAGCAACCAGACTAGGCGAACCACGCGCACATGGGGCAGCGAAATGGACTCAGACGATGGCAGAGGAGCGAGAAGCCGGACCAACACCGCCACAACCTCCATCTCAAATCGCATTTCGGCGCAACGATTGTCTTCTGGTCagacggccaaggccagcccCACGACGTTAAAGTCACCACTTTCGGTACACAGCTCTCACGACAGCCCAACCCGGCCTACCCACACCAAACGACCCTCGGCAGCCTCTATTAGAGAACTTCAGTCACGCCGCCATTCTTCAACAGACTATCGGGCTCCGGCTCCACCAATGGCAGGAGTTGTTCCAGGAACGACACCTCCTGCATTGTCACCCAATGGAACGATGCTGAGTCCTGTAGCGCACAAGAAGCAAGCGTCCTTTGACCGAAATTGGACGCTCGGAAACGCATTTGGACAAACGGCTGTGCGACCCCTTTCGTCCGCTGGAGTGCATGACTCGCAAACCGGCTCAGACCCAGATCTTCAAGATTCGGCGGTGGATTTGGATCGGGGATACTTTTCTGGTACGGAAACAGACGGAAGACGGCGCAATGTCTTGAAGAAGCGAGATGGAACTACGCATTCAAGGCAATCGAGCTATGCCGAGGAGCAGCGGGTTCGCAGTGCCACAGCTCTGTCTCGACACTCCAGGTTTGGCAGTGTCGATTCCTTTAGAGACCCTGCTCTGTCACCAGCTGCGCAGAAATACTATGGAGTGCAGTCGACGGCGCATAGGAGAACAGCGTCGACAAACACAACGGACTCTGCTCGTCCCATCCCCCCAGCTAAAGATAGTCCACCTGCTCCAATCGTCACCCGAATAGATACAGGATTGAACCCTACCCGGTCGCCAGCGTCGCCAACCAACATGACGGGCAAGCCGGGATTCGGGGCCGACTGGCTGTCCGCGGTTGTCAACAAGCCCATGAGCAAAGGCCGCCCAGGCATGCGCGCTATTTCAGACAAACTTACCAATAGATCAAAGGATATGACAACGCCCGAACCCGCGCTCGACTCTCCCGGGCGCGCTACATCAAGCACGGCATCCGGGGAGCCCAGCCTTGACATTGAATCCCCTGCCACCGGCAAGAGTTTCAACGCTACACCGGCAAACAAGAGTAAGGGCagaaagaacaagaaggatACCAGCGCGTACACGCGAGGTCTCCTCAAAATTCCACCCTTGCAGGCCAAGGAAGGCGCCGACTATTATGgatggatgaagaagaagagctccAACCTGATGACGACGTGGAAGCCAAGGCTATTTGTTCTCAAGGGCCGTCGTCTCTCGTATTACTACTCGGAGGAGGATGACCAGGAAAAGGGTCTCATTGATATCTCTTTCCACCGTGTCCTGCCCGCAGACAACGAGCGGTTGACAGGATTGCACGCCACCATCACGGGTGCAGTTGGCGGCCCCAGCCATCCAGCTGTGGGCAACGACTTTGATAAGGGAAACGAGTCAGTATTCATCTTCAAGCTCATGCCGCCTCGAGCTGGCCTCTCGAGGGCAGTCAACTTCACCAAACCCACAGTGCACTATTTCGCCGTGCCCAACATCCAGGCAGGCCGTCTCTGGATGGCCGCGTTGATGAAGGCCACCATTGACAGAGACGACACGCAACCCATCACAACAACGTACCAGCAAAAGACGATTTCGCTCACCAAAGCCAAGCAAATGCGGCACCGGCCCCCAGCCCTAATGAActtggaagaagccgccgaggacgagtcCAAAGCCGAAGGCGCCAAACCCTCCAACAGTCTGGGTATCTTTGGTGAATCCGACAGCGGCGTATCGGGAATGGATAAACTCGCTGGCGTCTCTGTCAATGCCGAAGCCAACGCACCAACCGAGGGCGAAGGTCCGCCTCAGAGCGCATAG